The window TTCAATACAATGTTAGAGAATGGAATTATCTGCCCTCCATCTCAATTTGAAGCTCACTTCTTATCAATGGCTCACACTCAGGCAGACCTTGATAGAGCATTAGAAGTTATGGATATGGCTTTTGAAAAGATTGGAGCAAGAGTAAATGCAAAATAAATTTTTTCCTCTATTTGTAGATATTACAGGTAAAAATATCCTTATTGTAGGTGCTGGAAAGATAGCCTACAGAAAAGCCTGCACTCTATTAGAGTATGGTGCTGATATCACTGTTGTTACAAAAGAGGTAAGTGAACCTGAGTTTTTAAACCTTAAAGAGGTTCACATTGAAATAAGAGAGTTTTCTCAACATGACCTGGAAGATAAATTTTTAGTTGTAGCTGCAACTGACAATGAGGAGTTTAATAACTACATATACAATCTATGTAAGCTTTCAAATATACTGGTAAATAATATCACTTCAAAAGTTGATATGAACTGTAGATTTGCAAGTATTGTAGAGACACCTGAATATCAGATAGGAATATCTGCTAAGGGAAATCCTGTTAAATCCAAGGCACTTAAGGGAAAACTTAAAGAGTTTTTAGAAAATTTAAACCAGTAATTATATTGGAGCTGTTGCAAAACTGTAAAAATAGAATTCTCGATATTAGAAATAGTTTCGTAATTTATGCAGCGAAACAGAATACTGAAAATTCGACTGTCTGAACGCAGTGAGTTTCGGATTTTCTTTCTGTAAGCAATATAAATAGAAACTATTGATACCGGAGAGAATTATATTTTTATGATTTTAAAATGTAACAGCTCCTTTTTTCTTTATTTGATTTCCATATCCCCATATATTATAATAAAAATAGAAGAGTAATAAAAAAACAGAAGACGGGGTGGATTTATGAAAATATATGATATTACTATAATCGGTGCAGGTGTCATTGGAGCAAGTGTTGCAAGAGAGCTTTCAAAATATGAGCTTTCAACTCTTTTAATTGAGGGAGAAAATGATGTATCTATGGGTT of the Fusobacterium sp. DD2 genome contains:
- a CDS encoding bifunctional precorrin-2 dehydrogenase/sirohydrochlorin ferrochelatase, whose amino-acid sequence is MQNKFFPLFVDITGKNILIVGAGKIAYRKACTLLEYGADITVVTKEVSEPEFLNLKEVHIEIREFSQHDLEDKFLVVAATDNEEFNNYIYNLCKLSNILVNNITSKVDMNCRFASIVETPEYQIGISAKGNPVKSKALKGKLKEFLENLNQ